One genomic region from Spirosoma sp. KCTC 42546 encodes:
- a CDS encoding tetratricopeptide repeat protein, giving the protein MNGKSCWYKLMVVCLFCLLQGHTTTAQIAPEVQKRYNAAVNLLRSGDYERAKTDLNVLIQQRGPLAPYASYYYAIAAFRQRNFAQSRLMLKQLMDQFPDWRKVNDAYYLLAAVSMEMGQYEEALTTIQQISDPALRPDVTKLEQNFIHRITDLTSLKQLNRNFPNDRIIGLALIDLIQRTASDKDDLELSDRLTNRFGVPGVTATQSSTSTVVGTPNQTSQPVTSPTRNSRPKGYYNIAVMFPFRLDEFNAEKRARANQYVYDLYDGIKMAKAKLQEEGITVNVFAYDLDNDANKTLELVNSPAFAQTDLIIGPLYIEPNRIASAYANQNNILLLNPIATSSELVANQPMSFLAQPSMNQQAKKVADYTRSLNGSRRAAIYFGTSRKDSLLAMTYQNELKQQNYTVIDFRKVSGTAQAMADAMQLTGKPTTTRPAATTATINVGHVFFASSNEEDGARMIDALSRRHVMGPLITTASAFDFYRNSTSTFNRKDLYLLYPDFIDTSREPVISFQEQYVAKRNTIPSVFASEGYDMMLFFGRQLAKNGLQARNRSNLHSDTDDYLLSGFDYTQTNENQIVPIVKYEDGRLVKIN; this is encoded by the coding sequence ATGAACGGTAAATCGTGTTGGTATAAGCTGATGGTTGTTTGTCTGTTCTGCTTGCTGCAGGGGCACACAACTACGGCTCAGATAGCACCTGAGGTTCAGAAACGCTACAATGCCGCGGTTAACCTGCTGCGGTCAGGCGATTATGAGCGGGCAAAAACGGATCTGAATGTACTGATTCAGCAACGGGGGCCTCTGGCCCCCTATGCCAGTTATTATTATGCTATTGCCGCATTTCGTCAGCGAAATTTTGCTCAATCCCGGCTGATGCTTAAACAGTTAATGGACCAATTTCCAGACTGGCGTAAAGTAAACGATGCCTATTATTTGCTTGCTGCTGTTTCCATGGAAATGGGTCAATATGAAGAGGCACTAACGACTATTCAGCAAATAAGTGATCCTGCACTTCGCCCAGACGTTACGAAACTGGAACAGAATTTTATACACAGAATTACTGATCTAACAAGCCTAAAACAACTAAACAGAAATTTCCCGAATGATCGAATTATTGGGCTTGCCCTGATTGATCTGATCCAACGAACCGCTAGCGATAAAGATGATCTGGAACTGTCTGACCGACTAACCAATCGGTTTGGCGTTCCGGGCGTAACAGCTACCCAATCCTCCACATCAACGGTTGTAGGTACACCAAATCAGACCAGTCAGCCAGTTACATCGCCCACCCGTAATTCACGCCCAAAAGGCTATTATAACATTGCGGTGATGTTTCCGTTCCGGCTCGATGAGTTCAATGCTGAAAAACGAGCCCGTGCCAATCAGTATGTGTATGACCTGTACGATGGGATCAAGATGGCCAAAGCCAAGTTGCAGGAGGAAGGGATCACGGTCAATGTGTTTGCCTACGATCTTGATAATGACGCCAACAAAACGCTGGAATTAGTTAATAGCCCTGCCTTTGCGCAAACAGATCTGATTATCGGGCCGCTTTATATAGAACCGAATCGGATTGCTTCGGCCTATGCCAATCAAAATAATATCCTGCTGCTGAACCCCATTGCGACGAGTAGCGAGTTGGTGGCGAATCAACCCATGTCCTTTCTGGCACAACCGTCGATGAATCAGCAGGCAAAAAAAGTGGCCGACTATACCCGTAGCCTGAATGGGAGCCGCCGGGCGGCCATTTATTTTGGGACATCCCGTAAAGATTCATTGCTGGCAATGACCTACCAGAATGAACTCAAACAGCAGAATTATACCGTAATTGATTTTCGGAAAGTAAGTGGTACAGCACAGGCCATGGCCGATGCCATGCAACTAACGGGAAAACCCACTACGACGCGTCCGGCTGCTACGACGGCTACAATCAATGTTGGCCATGTGTTTTTTGCCAGTAGTAACGAAGAAGATGGCGCACGGATGATCGATGCGCTCAGTCGACGGCATGTGATGGGGCCACTCATTACCACGGCATCGGCCTTTGATTTTTATCGAAATTCAACATCAACCTTCAATCGGAAGGATTTGTATTTACTTTACCCCGATTTCATAGATACCTCACGTGAGCCGGTCATCTCGTTTCAGGAGCAATACGTAGCCAAACGGAATACGATACCATCCGTTTTTGCCAGTGAAGGCTATGACATGATGCTTTTCTTTGGGCGGCAATTGGCGAAAAATGGACTCCAGGCCCGGAATCGAAGCAATCTGCACTCTGATACAGACGATTATTTACTGTCGGGTTTCGACTATACACAAACGAATGAAAACCAAATCGTACCAATCGTAAAATACGAAGATGGGCGGTTGGTTAAAATTAATTAG
- a CDS encoding CTP synthase translates to MAATGPKSAKYIFVTGGVTSSLGKGIIASSLAKLLQSRGLTVTIQKFDPYINIDPGTLNPYEHGECYVTDDGAETDLDLGHYERFLNRPTSQANNITTGRIYNNVITRERRGDFLGKTVQVVPHITDEIKRNIRLLGETGEYDIVITEIGGCVGDIESLPFVEAVRQLKFELGEKDTLVIHLTLVPYLQSAGELKTKPTQHSVRMLLENGVQPDIIACRTEHPLPQDIRRKIAQFCNVQVSSVIEAIDAETIYDVPLLMQKERLDQRALYMLDLYNDKDADLDVWKAFLGRLKNPGDVVRIGLVGKYVELHDAYKSIAESFIHAGATNECKVQLEWIQSETLVDEHHCSEVLSQLDAVLVAPGFGERGIDGKINAVRYVREQGIPFLGICLGMQMAVIEYARNVMGIEDAHSTEMEPHTANPVISMMEEQKSITDKGGTMRLGAYACKLKRDSLAHHIYGKTQISERHRHRYEFNNDYLAAFEKAGLRPTGINPETGLVEVVELPKEVHPWYVGVQFHPELKSTVLNPHPLFVKFVKAALAYSQQKRAEPASTTTAHVETVDAVD, encoded by the coding sequence ATGGCGGCTACGGGACCAAAATCCGCGAAATATATTTTTGTTACTGGCGGAGTAACTTCATCATTAGGCAAGGGCATTATTGCTTCTTCGCTGGCTAAATTGCTTCAATCCAGGGGGCTTACGGTAACGATCCAGAAATTCGATCCGTATATCAACATTGACCCCGGCACCCTCAATCCGTACGAACACGGTGAATGCTACGTCACCGACGACGGCGCTGAAACCGACCTCGACCTTGGCCACTACGAGCGATTCCTGAATCGACCAACCTCGCAGGCCAACAACATTACCACCGGGCGTATTTACAACAACGTCATCACCCGCGAACGTCGTGGCGATTTCCTGGGTAAAACGGTGCAGGTTGTGCCGCATATCACCGACGAAATCAAACGGAATATCCGGCTTCTGGGCGAAACGGGTGAGTACGACATCGTGATTACCGAAATTGGTGGTTGCGTGGGCGATATCGAATCGCTGCCGTTTGTCGAAGCTGTTCGGCAGTTGAAGTTTGAGCTAGGGGAAAAAGATACCCTTGTTATTCACCTTACACTGGTGCCTTATCTGCAATCGGCGGGTGAACTGAAAACGAAACCCACGCAGCACTCGGTCCGGATGTTGCTCGAAAATGGCGTGCAACCTGATATCATTGCCTGCCGAACCGAACACCCCTTGCCGCAGGATATTCGTCGGAAAATTGCACAGTTCTGTAACGTTCAGGTGAGTTCTGTGATCGAAGCGATTGATGCAGAGACGATCTACGACGTACCCTTGCTCATGCAAAAGGAGCGTCTCGACCAGCGGGCGTTGTATATGCTGGATCTCTACAACGACAAAGATGCTGATCTGGACGTCTGGAAAGCGTTTTTGGGGCGACTCAAGAACCCTGGCGATGTTGTCCGTATTGGGTTGGTGGGGAAATATGTTGAGCTTCACGACGCCTATAAGTCGATTGCGGAGTCGTTCATTCATGCAGGCGCTACCAACGAGTGTAAAGTGCAGTTGGAGTGGATTCAATCGGAAACTCTGGTGGATGAACACCACTGCTCTGAGGTACTGAGTCAACTGGATGCGGTGCTGGTTGCGCCTGGTTTTGGGGAGCGTGGTATTGATGGAAAAATCAATGCAGTGCGTTACGTCCGCGAACAGGGTATTCCATTCCTGGGTATCTGTTTAGGCATGCAGATGGCGGTGATCGAATATGCCCGGAACGTGATGGGTATCGAAGACGCCCACTCGACTGAAATGGAGCCCCACACGGCTAATCCGGTCATTAGTATGATGGAAGAGCAGAAAAGCATTACCGACAAAGGCGGAACGATGCGGTTAGGGGCCTATGCCTGTAAACTTAAACGCGATTCGCTGGCACACCATATCTATGGCAAGACGCAGATTAGTGAACGCCATCGCCATCGGTATGAATTCAATAATGATTACTTAGCCGCTTTTGAAAAAGCAGGACTCCGCCCAACCGGTATTAACCCGGAAACGGGCTTAGTTGAAGTGGTTGAGCTACCTAAGGAAGTCCATCCCTGGTATGTAGGCGTGCAGTTTCACCCAGAGCTTAAAAGCACGGTGTTAAATCCGCATCCGCTCTTTGTGAAATTTGTAAAGGCCGCGCTGGCCTATAGTCAGCAAAAACGTGCCGAACCCGCATCTACAACAACCGCCCATGTAGAAACTGTCGATGCGGTTGATTAA
- the hemL gene encoding glutamate-1-semialdehyde 2,1-aminomutase produces the protein MTTSEQLFEKAKTLIPGGVNSPVRAFRAVGGTPLFIKSAKGPYLYDEDGRQYIELINSWGPMILGHAFEPVEKAVRDAIQHSFSFGAPTRKEVEMAELITTMVPSVEKVRMVNSGTEATMAAIRVARGFTNRDKIIKFEGCYHGHGDSFLIAAGSGAMTMGIPDSPGVTKATAADTLTAPFNDLAAVEALLDNNHNQVAAVILEPVVGNMGCVLPEPGFLEEIRSLCDKHGVVLIFDEVMTGFRLAKGGAQERFGIIPDLTTMGKIIGGGMPVGAYGGRADIMNMVSPAGPVYQAGTLSGNPIAMSAGLAMLHHLNEHPEVYTHLEEIGEKLTSGFKASLLKIGLNYTINHLGSMFTLFMTEQPVSNFTDAKTCDIPLFGRYFHAMLKRGVYLAPSQFESLFLSVALTDELVEQVIQANDESLLEVMHTVD, from the coding sequence ATGACAACGAGCGAACAGTTATTCGAAAAAGCTAAAACGCTGATTCCTGGCGGAGTAAACTCACCGGTGCGGGCATTCCGGGCGGTAGGCGGTACACCACTTTTTATCAAGTCGGCCAAAGGGCCTTATCTCTATGATGAAGATGGTCGCCAATATATTGAACTGATCAATTCCTGGGGCCCCATGATTTTAGGGCATGCCTTCGAGCCCGTAGAAAAAGCTGTTCGGGATGCCATCCAGCATTCGTTTTCATTTGGAGCTCCGACGCGCAAAGAAGTCGAGATGGCCGAATTGATTACGACAATGGTTCCTTCCGTGGAGAAGGTACGGATGGTCAACTCCGGTACAGAGGCTACCATGGCTGCCATTCGGGTAGCGCGTGGGTTTACCAATCGGGACAAGATCATCAAGTTTGAAGGCTGCTACCATGGCCACGGCGACTCATTTTTGATCGCTGCCGGAAGTGGTGCCATGACGATGGGCATCCCGGATAGTCCAGGTGTTACAAAAGCTACGGCTGCCGATACACTGACTGCACCGTTCAATGATCTGGCGGCTGTAGAAGCGTTGCTGGATAATAACCATAACCAGGTGGCGGCTGTCATTCTGGAGCCTGTGGTGGGCAATATGGGCTGCGTATTGCCCGAACCCGGTTTTCTGGAAGAAATTCGTTCGCTCTGCGACAAGCATGGTGTTGTTCTGATTTTCGACGAAGTCATGACCGGCTTCCGATTAGCAAAGGGCGGAGCACAGGAACGATTTGGCATTATTCCGGACCTGACCACTATGGGGAAAATCATCGGTGGCGGGATGCCTGTCGGCGCTTACGGTGGTCGTGCTGATATCATGAATATGGTATCTCCCGCTGGACCCGTCTATCAGGCCGGAACCCTGTCAGGCAATCCAATTGCGATGTCGGCCGGATTAGCGATGTTGCACCACCTGAATGAACATCCCGAAGTTTATACGCACCTGGAGGAAATTGGCGAGAAGCTAACCTCCGGTTTCAAGGCTAGTCTACTGAAAATCGGGCTGAATTATACGATCAATCACCTGGGCTCTATGTTCACGCTGTTCATGACGGAGCAGCCCGTATCGAACTTTACAGATGCCAAGACCTGCGACATACCCTTGTTTGGGCGGTATTTTCACGCCATGCTCAAGCGGGGTGTTTACCTGGCACCCTCGCAGTTCGAAAGCCTGTTCTTGTCGGTAGCCTTAACGGATGAGTTAGTAGAGCAGGTAATTCAGGCGAATGACGAAAGTTTATTGGAAGTAATGCATACTGTAGACTGA
- the yidC gene encoding membrane protein insertase YidC: protein MDRNQIIGIVLILAMLVGYQLLVPKPAPEKQPAQITQTTKPKSASGAEAAIAKAEQPLDSAAAKAQFGDFAAAATGEARDIIIENKDIKVTFSTQGGRVKEVVLKNYKTYDQKPLVLIDEQSSKSLLELPTNRGKVDLHKLYYQTTAQNSTVSGQPQQITFRAEVAPGQSVEQVYTIPAEGYVLDYGLKLNGLGNAVTNDNIRFFWEDKMRQYENDLSNNRRAATINYLTADENFQNLTEGESNQEVTVEEPVQWFTVKHKYFLAGFVAKNAPLTKANFKALVDPTDSSVVKTAIADVSLSMADVKAGKGQYKLFYGPNDFQLLGSVAPEFDRNVYLGYSVLKPINKYFFVPVFNYFEKFISNYGLLIIALVVFVKLILTPLTYKSYVSMAKMRVLQPELNEMKERVGDDMAKQQAEQMKLYQEVGVSPLSGCVPVLATMPILFALFMLFPNLIELRQKSFLWASDLSTYDAFIKFPAIPFVGSHLSLFTVLMTASSIAYAYYNNQTTPTQPGPVNMKALSYVFPLMFMFVLNSYPAGLTFYYFVSNVVTITQQQLIRRFVDEDKIKAVLDENRRKNAAGQGKKPGGFQALLQKQLAAAEEARKQADEAQRKAKSKK, encoded by the coding sequence ATGGATCGTAATCAAATAATTGGCATTGTCCTGATTCTGGCGATGCTGGTCGGCTATCAGCTACTGGTACCGAAACCCGCGCCCGAAAAACAGCCGGCCCAAATAACACAAACCACGAAACCGAAGTCAGCCTCCGGGGCGGAGGCCGCTATTGCCAAGGCAGAGCAACCGCTCGATTCCGCTGCTGCTAAAGCTCAGTTTGGTGATTTTGCCGCTGCCGCCACGGGTGAGGCCCGCGATATTATCATTGAGAATAAAGATATTAAAGTAACGTTTAGTACGCAGGGTGGCCGTGTGAAGGAGGTTGTATTAAAAAACTACAAGACCTACGATCAGAAACCATTGGTGCTCATCGACGAGCAAAGCAGCAAGTCATTACTGGAATTGCCCACTAATCGGGGTAAAGTCGATTTGCACAAACTGTATTACCAGACAACGGCTCAAAACAGCACGGTTAGCGGCCAGCCACAGCAAATTACATTCCGGGCGGAAGTTGCGCCAGGGCAGTCGGTTGAGCAAGTGTACACTATACCCGCCGAGGGTTATGTGCTGGACTATGGTCTGAAACTAAATGGTCTGGGTAATGCTGTCACTAACGACAATATCCGGTTCTTTTGGGAAGATAAGATGCGGCAGTATGAAAACGACCTGAGCAACAACCGTCGGGCTGCCACGATCAATTACCTTACTGCCGATGAGAACTTTCAAAACCTGACCGAGGGCGAAAGTAATCAGGAAGTTACTGTTGAGGAGCCCGTACAGTGGTTTACGGTTAAACACAAGTATTTCCTGGCGGGATTTGTGGCTAAGAATGCTCCATTAACCAAGGCTAACTTTAAAGCGCTTGTTGATCCAACAGACAGCAGTGTTGTGAAAACCGCCATTGCAGATGTAAGTCTTTCGATGGCTGATGTTAAAGCGGGTAAAGGGCAGTACAAACTCTTTTATGGCCCGAATGACTTTCAGTTGCTGGGAAGCGTAGCCCCGGAATTTGATCGGAACGTGTATTTAGGCTATTCTGTACTGAAACCCATTAACAAGTATTTCTTTGTACCGGTCTTTAACTACTTCGAAAAGTTTATTTCGAATTACGGGTTGCTAATCATTGCCCTGGTGGTGTTTGTAAAATTGATTCTAACCCCCTTAACCTATAAGTCATACGTTAGTATGGCTAAAATGCGGGTGCTGCAACCGGAGTTGAATGAGATGAAAGAACGCGTTGGCGATGATATGGCCAAGCAGCAGGCTGAGCAAATGAAGCTATACCAGGAGGTAGGGGTAAGCCCGCTGAGTGGATGCGTTCCGGTGCTGGCTACGATGCCAATTCTGTTTGCCCTGTTTATGCTCTTCCCAAACCTCATTGAATTGCGGCAGAAATCATTTTTGTGGGCAAGTGACCTGTCTACCTACGATGCGTTCATTAAGTTTCCCGCCATTCCGTTTGTGGGTAGTCATTTGAGCTTGTTCACTGTGTTGATGACGGCATCTTCCATCGCGTACGCTTACTACAACAACCAAACGACGCCAACACAACCGGGTCCGGTGAATATGAAAGCGCTGAGCTATGTATTCCCGCTGATGTTTATGTTTGTCCTGAACTCGTATCCGGCTGGTTTAACATTCTATTACTTCGTGTCGAACGTAGTGACCATCACCCAACAGCAACTCATTCGCCGGTTTGTTGATGAGGACAAAATAAAAGCGGTACTGGACGAAAATCGGCGGAAAAATGCCGCTGGTCAGGGTAAGAAACCCGGTGGATTCCAGGCGCTTCTGCAAAAACAACTGGCGGCTGCTGAAGAAGCCCGCAAACAGGCTGACGAAGCACAACGGAAAGCAAAGTCCAAGAAGTAA
- the cobA gene encoding uroporphyrinogen-III C-methyltransferase, which produces MKLTLVGAGPGDADLITVKGIKALQQANVVMYDALVHPDLLDYCRPDTLKVYVGKRRGAYSCVQEDINPLIVHYAQQYGHVVRLKGGDSFVFGRGYEEVDYARQHGIDTHVVPGLSSSYAVPAAAGIPLTTRGLSESFWVVTGTTKEGQLSADLTLAAQSSATVVILMGMHKLAEIMAVFANCGKTETPVAIIQNGTLPEQQLVIGNVETINEKVAESGISNPAIIVIGEVAALPQIDLQTVLSAAKVGL; this is translated from the coding sequence ATGAAACTTACTCTTGTAGGAGCGGGTCCGGGAGATGCGGATCTGATAACGGTAAAGGGAATCAAAGCGTTACAACAGGCCAATGTGGTTATGTATGATGCACTGGTTCACCCGGATTTACTCGACTATTGCCGTCCCGACACCCTGAAAGTCTACGTAGGCAAACGCCGGGGCGCCTATTCGTGCGTTCAGGAAGACATTAATCCCTTGATCGTACACTATGCGCAACAATACGGGCATGTAGTGCGGCTGAAGGGTGGTGATTCGTTTGTATTTGGGCGTGGTTATGAGGAAGTTGATTACGCTCGTCAGCACGGGATCGACACGCATGTAGTGCCCGGTTTGTCGAGTAGCTATGCGGTACCTGCCGCAGCAGGAATACCCCTCACCACGCGAGGTCTCTCTGAAAGTTTCTGGGTAGTAACGGGTACCACTAAAGAAGGGCAACTGTCAGCCGATCTTACCTTGGCAGCTCAGTCGTCGGCAACGGTTGTGATACTGATGGGCATGCACAAACTGGCAGAAATTATGGCCGTTTTTGCGAATTGTGGTAAAACCGAAACGCCCGTTGCCATCATTCAGAATGGAACCCTACCCGAACAGCAGCTTGTGATTGGCAATGTAGAAACCATCAACGAGAAAGTGGCAGAGTCTGGGATCAGTAATCCCGCAATCATCGTCATCGGCGAAGTAGCCGCACTTCCACAAATAGACCTCCAAACGGTTCTTAGCGCGGCTAAAGTAGGCCTGTAA
- the hisS gene encoding histidine--tRNA ligase, with translation MQKPSLPKGTRDFGPEQMRKRLFIFDTIRRTFQRFGFQPLETPSMENLSTLTGKYGDEGDQLLFKILNSGDFAATLTELDLASGSKKLTPKISEKGLRYDLTVPFARYVVMNRNNLTMPFKRYQMQPVWRADRPQKGRYREFYQCDADVVGTDSLICEAEIILMIHEVFRNLNIQDFTLKLNNRKVLAGIAEVIGAPGQEGLLSVAIDKLDKIGKEKVLDELRERGFTEEAIVNLDPLFGFMNQEVSQVVDQLQTWLVSSETACQGITELKETLELVSQYGLADSRVELDPTLARGLSYYTGAIFEVKANGVSIGSVSGGGRYDNLTGAFGMPGLSGVGISFGVDRIYDVMEELNLFPANAGQGTQVLIIPFDLEARGVALPLLSKLRAANVVSEVYPDLAKVKKMMDYANAKAIPYVVLIGSEEVQTGILSLKNMLTGEQTKVTPDEIVQVVQ, from the coding sequence ATGCAAAAACCAAGCTTACCAAAAGGCACCCGTGACTTTGGCCCGGAGCAAATGCGCAAACGGCTATTTATATTCGATACCATTCGCAGGACATTCCAACGGTTTGGCTTCCAGCCCCTCGAAACCCCATCCATGGAAAACCTGTCAACCCTAACAGGAAAATACGGTGACGAAGGTGACCAGTTATTATTCAAAATCCTCAATTCCGGCGATTTTGCCGCTACGCTTACCGAACTCGATCTGGCGTCGGGGTCTAAAAAACTAACCCCTAAAATTTCCGAAAAAGGCCTGCGTTATGACCTGACGGTTCCCTTCGCCCGCTACGTGGTGATGAACCGGAATAACCTGACCATGCCTTTCAAGCGTTATCAGATGCAACCCGTTTGGCGTGCCGACCGACCACAGAAAGGGCGCTACCGGGAATTTTACCAGTGCGATGCCGATGTAGTTGGTACTGATTCATTGATTTGTGAGGCCGAAATCATTCTCATGATCCACGAGGTATTTAGAAATCTCAATATTCAGGATTTCACGCTGAAGTTAAACAACCGGAAAGTTCTGGCGGGTATCGCTGAGGTAATAGGAGCACCCGGCCAGGAGGGGTTATTATCTGTGGCTATTGATAAACTGGATAAGATCGGTAAGGAGAAAGTACTGGATGAGCTTCGGGAACGAGGTTTTACGGAGGAGGCCATTGTTAACCTTGATCCACTGTTTGGGTTTATGAATCAGGAGGTATCTCAGGTAGTGGATCAACTCCAAACATGGCTTGTTTCATCCGAAACGGCTTGCCAGGGAATTACCGAACTTAAAGAAACACTTGAATTAGTCAGTCAATACGGCTTAGCAGACAGCCGTGTAGAATTAGATCCGACACTGGCCCGTGGGCTTTCGTACTATACCGGAGCCATTTTTGAGGTAAAAGCTAACGGCGTATCGATTGGAAGTGTTAGTGGGGGTGGACGCTATGATAACCTGACGGGCGCCTTCGGTATGCCAGGTTTATCGGGCGTGGGAATCTCGTTTGGTGTAGACCGGATTTATGACGTGATGGAGGAGCTAAACCTGTTTCCGGCAAATGCTGGGCAGGGAACCCAGGTGCTCATCATCCCATTCGATTTGGAAGCTCGCGGAGTTGCCTTGCCTTTATTGAGTAAACTCCGCGCTGCCAATGTTGTCTCGGAGGTGTATCCTGACCTGGCGAAAGTGAAAAAGATGATGGACTATGCCAATGCCAAAGCTATCCCGTATGTGGTGCTGATTGGCTCGGAAGAAGTGCAGACAGGCATCCTTTCGCTAAAGAATATGCTAACCGGCGAGCAGACGAAAGTGACCCCCGATGAAATTGTGCAAGTCGTGCAGTAA
- a CDS encoding glycosyltransferase encodes MFFSIIIPIFNRPDELRELLSSLTKQTYTSFEVIVVEDGSKLKADGVVTEFENQLTIRYFFKENSGQGFTRNYGFKQAKGDYFVIFDSDALIPDHYFQVVNEQLTSSWLDAYGGPDAAHPEFTPIQKAISYSMTSPFTTGGIRGSGKNLGGTYHPRSFNMGLSRKVWETIGGYKLSRMGEDIEFAIRIIENGFKTGLIQDAFIYHKRRTSFGQFFRQLRFFGRARINISRYYPSELKLVHTFPALFTLFLATVPVWALISPVLFWLALSVLIVLAILIFIDATRKEKSLQVGLLSVEAAFVQLTGYGVGFLSEGWKRFWEPKQFRETGASIEYPS; translated from the coding sequence ATGTTCTTCTCCATTATCATCCCCATCTTCAATCGCCCCGACGAACTTCGCGAGTTGCTGAGTAGTCTGACAAAACAGACCTACACCAGTTTTGAAGTTATTGTTGTTGAGGACGGCTCTAAATTAAAAGCAGATGGAGTCGTAACGGAGTTCGAAAACCAGCTTACTATCCGGTATTTTTTTAAAGAGAACTCAGGACAGGGGTTCACCCGAAACTACGGTTTTAAGCAGGCTAAGGGTGATTATTTCGTTATTTTCGATTCAGACGCGCTCATTCCTGATCACTACTTCCAGGTTGTCAACGAACAGCTTACGAGCTCCTGGTTAGATGCTTATGGCGGTCCTGATGCGGCCCATCCTGAGTTTACGCCTATTCAGAAAGCCATTAGTTACTCCATGACTTCACCTTTTACAACAGGAGGCATTCGGGGCAGTGGCAAAAATCTGGGCGGTACCTATCACCCAAGAAGTTTCAATATGGGCTTATCGAGGAAGGTCTGGGAAACGATCGGCGGGTATAAACTAAGTCGGATGGGGGAGGACATTGAATTTGCGATCCGCATTATCGAGAACGGATTCAAAACCGGCTTAATCCAGGACGCTTTTATTTATCACAAACGTCGAACAAGTTTTGGTCAGTTTTTTCGGCAGCTTCGTTTTTTTGGTCGCGCCCGGATTAACATCTCCCGGTATTATCCCAGCGAGCTAAAGCTCGTTCATACCTTTCCGGCTTTATTCACGCTGTTTTTAGCCACCGTACCGGTCTGGGCCTTAATAAGCCCCGTACTCTTCTGGCTTGCCTTGAGTGTACTTATCGTATTGGCAATCCTCATTTTTATTGATGCTACCCGAAAAGAAAAAAGTTTACAAGTTGGTTTACTGAGTGTCGAGGCAGCCTTTGTCCAATTAACAGGTTATGGGGTAGGGTTTTTAAGTGAAGGCTGGAAACGATTTTGGGAACCGAAACAGTTTCGCGAAACAGGGGCTAGTATTGAGTACCCATCCTGA